From one Chloroflexota bacterium genomic stretch:
- a CDS encoding ABC transporter permease: MGDHLGLIWERFTQHLELTVIPVALGFVVALVIAVAVLHRPRAYAIIISVTGILYTIPSLAAFLLVSRFTGLSILTAIIPLTTYTLLILVRGIVAGFQAVPPDVIEAATGMGYTGRQRLLGVELPLAVPLMVAAIRLATVTTIGLATVAAILGDTYGGFGQFLTEGLQTFFPTKIYLGAGLSVLFAVVADLVLVRVERWATPWARARAGAR; the protein is encoded by the coding sequence ATCGGCGACCACCTCGGGCTCATCTGGGAACGCTTCACCCAGCACCTCGAGCTGACCGTCATCCCGGTCGCCCTCGGATTCGTCGTCGCGCTCGTCATCGCGGTCGCGGTCCTCCACCGTCCTCGGGCCTACGCGATCATCATCAGTGTCACCGGGATCCTCTACACGATCCCGAGCCTCGCCGCATTCCTCCTCGTCTCGCGCTTCACCGGGCTGTCGATCCTGACGGCCATCATCCCCCTCACGACCTACACCCTCCTCATCCTGGTCCGCGGCATCGTGGCCGGCTTCCAGGCCGTCCCGCCCGACGTCATCGAGGCAGCCACGGGGATGGGGTACACCGGGCGCCAGCGCCTGCTCGGCGTGGAGCTGCCGCTCGCCGTGCCGCTCATGGTCGCCGCCATCCGGCTGGCGACCGTGACAACCATCGGCCTCGCGACCGTCGCCGCGATCCTCGGCGACACGTACGGCGGCTTCGGCCAGTTCCTCACCGAGGGTCTCCAGACGTTCTTCCCGACGAAGATCTACCTCGGGGCCGGGCTGTCCGTCCTGTTCGCCGTCGTCGCCGACCTCGTCCTCGTCCGGGTCGAGCGGTGGGCGACCCCGTGGGCCCGGGCGCGGGCGGGGGCGCGCTGA